A single window of Gossypium arboreum isolate Shixiya-1 chromosome 13, ASM2569848v2, whole genome shotgun sequence DNA harbors:
- the LOC108463689 gene encoding FACT complex subunit SPT16-like, which translates to MADNRNRNVKPANGKPAAAANPYAINLDNFSKRLKMLYSHWNKHNTDLWGSSSALAIATPPVSEDLRYLKSSALNIWLVGYEFPETIMVFLKKQIHFLCSQKKASLLDVVKKSAREAIDVEVVIHVKAKGDDGTGLMDTIFRAIHSQASSGDHNVPIVGHISREAPEGKFLETWDEKLKSAKFELSDVTTGFSDLFAVKDETELTNVKKAAFLTSSVMRQFVVPKLEKAIDEERKVSHSTLMDDTEKTILEPGRIKVKLKAENIDICYPPIFQSGGEFDLKPSASSNDENLYYDSTSVIICALGSRYNSYCSNIARTFLIDANSKQSKAYEVLLKAHEAAIGALKSGNKVNSVYQAAVSVVEKEAPELAANLTKTAGTGIGLEFRETGLSLNAKNDRILKPGMVFNVSLGFQNLQTETNNPKTRKYSVLLADTVIVGEKVPDVSTSKSSKAVKDVAYSFNEDDEEEEKMKVKAEDNGNETLFSKTTLRSDNHEMSKEELRRQHQAELARQKNEETARRLAGGGANAADNRGAVKTVGDLIAYKNVNDLPPPRDLMIQVDQKNEAILLPIYGSMVPFHVATVKSVSSQQDSNRTSYIRIIFNVPGTSFTPHDANSLKFQGSIYLKEVSFRSKDSRHIIEVVQQIKTLRRQVNSRESERAERATLVTQERLQLASAKFKPIKLHDLWIRPPFGGRGRKLTGSLEAHTNGFRYSTSRPDERVDVMFGNIKHAFFQPAEREMITLVHFHLHNHIMVGNKKTKDVQFYIEVMDIVQTLGGGKRSAYDPDEIEEEQRERDRKNKINTDFQNFVNRVNDLWGQPQFKAFDLEFDQPMRELGFHGVPHKASAFIVPTSNCLVELIETPFVVITLSEIEIVNLERVGLGQKNFDMTIVFKDFKRDVLRIDSIPSTSLDGIKEWLNTTDLKYYESRLNLNWRPILKTITDDPEKFIEDGGWEFLNMEVSDSESENSEESDQGYVPSDVQSESGSEDEDDDSESLVESEDDDEEDSDEDSEEDEGKTWEELEREASYADREKGDDSDSEEERKRRKMKAFGKGRVPDKRPSGNLPKRSKLR; encoded by the coding sequence ATGGCTGACAACCGGAATAGAAATGTCAAGCCTGCAAATGGCAAGCCGGCGGCAGCTGCCAACCCATATGCCATCAACCTGGATAACTTCAGCAAGCGGTTGAAAATGTTATATTCACATTGGAATAAACACAATACCGATCTATGGGGTTCTTCCAGTGCTCTCGCCATTGCAACTCCACCAGTTTCAGAGGATCTGAGGTACTTGAAATCCTCTGCACTGAATATTTGGTTGGTAGGCTATGAATTCCCGGAAACCattatggttttcttgaagaaaCAGATCCATTTCTTGTGTAGCCAAAAAAAGGCCTCTTTGCTTGATGTTGTGAAGAAGTCTGCCAGAGAAGCTATTGATGTTGAAGTCGTTATTCATGTGAAGGCCAAGGGTGATGATGGAACCGGTCTCATGGATACCATTTTTCGAGCTATTCATTCTCAGGCTAGCTCTGGTGATCATAATGTGCCTATTGTTGGTCACATATCAAGGGAGGCACCTGAGGGGAAGTTTCTAGAGACATGGGATGAAAAGTTAAAGAGTGCAAAATTTGAGCTGAGTGATGTTACAACTGGGTTTTCTGACTTGTTTGCTGTGAAAGATGAAACTGAGCTTACAAATGTGAAAAAAGCTGCATTCTTGACTTCATCTGTTATGAGGCAATTTGTGGTGCCCAAACTTGAGAAGGCAATTGATGAGGAGAGGAAGGTTTCTCACTCAACATTGATGGATGATACAGAGAAGACTATACTGGAACCAGGACGGATTAAGGTGAAATTGAAGGCTGAGAACATTGACATTTGTTACCCTCCAATTTTTCAAAGTGGAGGAGAATTTGATCTAAAACCAAGTGCTTCAAGCAATGATGAGAATCTTTACTATGACTCAACCAGTGTAATTATATGTGCACTTGGGTCTCGATACAACAGTTACTGTTCAAATATTGCTCGAACCTTTCTGATTGATGCCAATTCCAAACAAAGCAAGGCTTATGAGGTCCTCCTTAAAGCTCACGAAGCAGCCATTGGTGCTTTGAAATCTGGGAACAAGGTGAATTCTGTTTATCAGGCAGCAGTCTCAGTGGTAGAGAAGGAGGCTCCTGAATTAGCTGCAAACTTGACTAAAACTGCAGGGACTGGAATAGGCCTTGAGTTTCGTGAGACGGGGCTCAGCCTTAATGCCAAGAATGACCGAATCTTGAAACCAGGGATGGTTTTCAACGTCTCACTTGGTTTCCAGAACTTGCAGACGGAGACGAACAACCCCAAGACTCGAAAATACTCGGTGTTGCTTGCAGATACAGTCATTGTTGGTGAGAAAGTACCAGATGTCTCAACTTCGAAAAGTTCTAAAGCTGTCAAAGATGTGGCATACTCATTTAATGaagatgatgaagaagaagagaagATGAAGGTTAAAGCCGAGGATAATGGTAATGAGACATTATTCTCCAAGACAACACTCAGGTCAGACAACCACGAAATGTCTAAAGAAGAGCTAAGAAGGCAGCATCAAGCTGAACTTGCTCGCCAGAAGAACGAAGAAACCGCAAGGAGACTTGCTGGTGGGGGTGCTAATGCAGCAGATAATCGCGGTGCAGTGAAAACAGTAGGTGATTTGATTGCATATAAGAATGTTAATGATCTGCCTCCTCCTAGAGATTTGATGATTCAGGTTGACCAGAAGAATGAAGCTATCCTCTTACCAATTTATGGTAGCATGGTCCCTTTCCATGTGGCTACAGTGAAGAGTGTGTCCAGCCAACAGGATAGTAACCGTACTAGTTATATCAGGATAATATTCAATGTACCTGGCACCTCTTTCACTCCGCATGATGCAAACTCTCTCAAGTTTCAAGGATCAATATACTTGAAAGAGGTTTCATTTCGCTCTAAGGACTCCAGGCATATCATTGAAGTCGTGCAGCAAATCAAAACACTCCGCCGGCAAGTTAATTCTAGAGAGTCTGAAAGGGCTGAGAGGGCAACTTTAGTTACCCAGGAGAGGCTGCAACTTGCATCAGCCAAGTTCAAGCCAATTAAGTTGCACGATCTATGGATTCGTCCCCCTTTTGGTGGTCGTGGTAGAAAGCTGACAGGTTCACTGGAAGCTCACACAAACGGATTCAGGTATTCTACTTCAAGGCCTGATGAACGTGTTGATGTGATGTTTGGAAACATCAAGCATGCCTTCTTCCAGCCAGCAGAGCGAGAAATGATCACTCTGGTGCACTTTCATTTACATAATCACATCATGGTTGGTAATAAGAAAACCAAGGATGTGCAGTTTTATATAGAGGTGATGGATATAGTTCAGACATTGGGTGGTGGGAAGAGATCTGCCTATGACCCTGATGAGATTGAGGAAGAGCAACGCGAGCGTGACCGAAAGAATAAAATTAACACGGACTTCCAGAACTTTGTGAATCGGGTTAATGATTTGTGGGGACAGCCTCAATTTAAAGCATTTGACCTTGAATTTGATCAGCCTATGAGAGAGCTTGGCTTCCATGGGGTTCCCCATAAAGCCTCTGCTTTCATTGTGCCAACATCAAACTGCCTGGTTGAGCTAATAGAGACTCCTTTTGTGGTGATCACCCTAAGTGAGATTGAGATAGTTAACCTCGAAAGAGTTGGTCTGGGGCAGAAGAATTTTGATATGACTATTGTATTCAAGGACTTCAAGCGAGATGTCCTTCGGATTGACTCGATTCCCTCTACATCACTAGATGGCATCAAAGAGTGGCTTAATACCACTGATCTCAAGTACTATGAGAGCAGACTAAATTTGAATTGGCGTCCTATACTGAAAACTATCACTGATGATCCAGAAAAGTTCATTGAAGATGGTGGATGGGAATTTTTGAACATGGAAGTCAGTGATTCCGAGTCTGAGAACTCAGAAGAGTCTGACCAAGGGTATGTGCCTTCAGATGTGCAGTCTGAATCAGGATCAGAGGATGAGGATGATGATAGTGAATCGTTGGTTGAATCTGAAGATGATGACGAAGAAGACTCAGATGAAGATTCGGAGGAAGATGAAGGAAAGACTTGGGAAGAGTTGGAGAGGGAAGCGAGCTATGCAGATAGAGAGAAAGGAGATGATTCCGATAGCGAGGAAGAAAGGAAGAGAAGAAAGATGAAGGCTTTCGGTAAAGGTCGTGTACCTGATAAGAGACCCAGCGGTAACCTTCCGAAGAGGTCCAAATTGAGGTGA
- the LOC108462794 gene encoding polygalacturonase At1g48100-like, whose product MAKLTMPFHQVLQLLFFIFSCLFFVTIQSRHHYGHSEQEQFHIVSHVSLPPSLAPEAAVARPSYSVFNVLDFGAVGDGVTDDTQAFKLAWDMACQIKSAVLLVPDGYSFMLQSTIFAGPCKTVGLVFRIDGIIMPPDGPDSWPRNISKRQWLVFYRINGMSMQGGGLVDGKGENWWNLPCKPHKGVNGTTMSGPCDSPVAIRFFMSSNLTVKGLKIKNGPQFHFRFDACHGVRVESLTIKAPAQSPNTDGIHIENTNNVQIYNSIISNGDDCISIGAGCYDVDINNITCGPSHGISIGSLGINKSRACVSNISVSDSVIQHSNNGIRIKTWQGGSGCVSKVEFSNIHMEAVRNPIIIDQYYCLTKNCSNQTSAVVINDISYSNIKGSFDVRSPPMSFACSDSIPCTNLKLTQVELLPAAKGRTVANPFCWNAYGTVLKQTIPPIYCLMEETNATIDNTLLCG is encoded by the exons ATGGCTAAGCTCACCATGCCCTTTCATCAAGTTCTTCAATTGCTTTTCTTTATCTTTTCATGCCTGTTCTTCGTTACCATTCAAAGCAGACATCATTATGGCCACTCAGAACAGGAGCAATTCCACATTGTGTCTCATGTTTCTCTTCCTCCTTCACTTGCACCAGAAGCTGCTGTTGCTCGTCCAAGTTACAGTGTCTTCAATGTACTTGATTTTGGTGCTGTTGGGGATGGAGTCACTGATGATACTCAAGCATTTAAGTTGGCTTGGGACATGGCATGCCAAATTAAATCAGCTGTTCTTCTAGTTCCTGATGGCTATTCCTTTATGTTACAATCTACAATCTTTGCAGGACCTTGTAAGACTGTTGGCCTTGTGTTTCGG ATTGATGGAATTATAATGCCACCTGATGGACCTGATTCTTGGCCAAGAAATATCAGCAAACGACAATGGCTAGTCTTCTATAGAATCAACGGGATGTCAATGCAAGGTGGTGGCCTTGTAGATGGCAAGGGAGAGAATTGGTGGAATCTTCCCTGCAAGCCTCACAAA GGAGTTAATGGAACAACAATGTCTGGCCCCTGTGATAGCCCTGTA GCTATAAGGTTTTTCATGAGCTCTAACTTGACAGTTAAAGGACTTAAAATCAAGAACGGTCCACAGTTCCATTTCCGGTTTGATGCCTGCCATGGCGTTCGTGTAGAATCGCTAACCATCAAAGCACCAGCCCAAAGTCCCAACACAGATGGAATTCACATTGAGAACACAAATAATGTGCAGATTTATAATTCCATCATATCCAACG GTGATGATTGTATATCAATTGGAGCTGGTTGCTATGATGTTGATATAAACAACATAACTTGTGGTCCAAGTCATGGAATAAG CATTGGTAGTCTCGGCATCAATAAATCACGTGCCTGCGTTTCAAACATCAGCGTTTCGGATTCTGTCATACAACATTCCAATAACGGCATTCGAATTAAAACCTGGCAAGGCGGCTCCGGTTGCGTGTCAAAAGTTGAATTCAGTAACATCCATATGGAAGCTGTTCGGAATCCGATTATCATAGATCAATACTACTGCCTCACCAAAAACTGCAGTAACCAAACGAGTGCAGTTGTTATTAATGACATTTCCTACAGTAATATTAAGGGTTCATTTGATGTTAGAAGTCCACCAATGAGTTTTGCTTGTAGTGACTCAATTCCATGCACAAACCTTAAACTGACACAAGTAGAGCTGCTACCTGCTGCCAAAGGTCGCACTGTGGCAAATCCCTTTTGCTGGAATGCTTATGGAACTGTCCTCAAACAAACTATTCCACCAATTTATTGCTTGATGGAGGAAACTAATGCCACAATTGATAACACACTATTATGTGGATAG
- the LOC108464362 gene encoding uncharacterized protein LOC108464362 codes for MGSEGPAAVTIHVTGFKKFHGVSENPTETIVSNLKEYTEKKGLPKGVILGSCSVLETAGQGALPQLYQTLQSALTGKDSESSCSGRIIWLHFGVNSGASRFAVERQAANEATFRCPDEMGWKPQKVPIIPADGGISRVRETSLPVEEITKALAKKGFEVMTSDDAGRFVCNYVYYHSLRFAEQNGIKSLFVHVPLFLTIDEETQMKFAASLLVVLASLCQ; via the exons ATGGGGTCCGAAGGGCCAGCAGCAGTAACCATCCATGTGACTGGTTTTAAGAAATTCCATGGAGTTTCAGAGAATCCAACTGAAACAATTGTCAGTAATTTAAAAGAGTATACAGAAAAGAAAGGTTTGCCAAAAGGTGTTATTCTTGGCAGCTGTAGCGTTCTTGAGACTGCAGGTCAGGGAGCACTCCCTCAACTATACCAGACATTGCAATCTGCCTTAACCGGCAAGGATTCTGAATCTTCTTGTTCTGGGAGAATTATTTGG CTACATTTTGGAGTCAATAGTGGTGCAAGTAGATTTGCTGTTGAGCGTCAAGCTGCGAATGAAGCTACTTTCCGTTGCCCTGATGAGATGGGATGGAAACCTCAG AAAGTACCCATTATTCCTGCAGATGGTGGAATTTCACGTGTAAGAGAG ACTTCTCTTCCTGTTGAGGAGATTACAAAGGCCTTAGCAAAGAAGGGATTTGAGGTGATGACCTCCGATGATGCAGGACGGTTTGTGTGCAATTATGTTTACTATCACTCCCTTCGCTTTGCCGAACAGAATGGGATCAAATCTCTCTTTGTCCATGTCCCTCTCTTCTTGACCATAGATGAGGAGACCCAAATGAAATTTGCCGCTTCCTTGTTGGTGGTACTCGCTTCTCTATGTCAGTAA